A single Vibrio sp. YMD68 DNA region contains:
- the pta gene encoding phosphate acetyltransferase: MSRTIMLIPTSAGVGLTSVSMGVLRAMERKGVNVSFYKPIAQPRSGKDQPDLTSTIIAANSSILVGQPTPISVAENLIGNEKMDVLLESVVEQYNKVSNDSEVTLIEGLVPTRKHPFANQVNAEIAKTLGAEIVLVATPGTDNPVQLKERIEVACSNFGGTKNKSIKGVIINKFNAPVDEAGRTRPDLSEIFDDADSAQQANLEVMQIFNTSPIRVLGCVPWSIDLIATRAIDMAKHLNAEIINVGEIEKRRIKSITFCARSLPHMVEHFKPGSLLVTSADRPDVIVAAALAAKNGVEIGAILLTGGYDMPEQIIELCKPAFETGLPIFKAQGNTWQTSLNLQSFNLEVPADDKERIEFVNDHVASHIDGPWIDSLSEGVQGIRRLSPPAFRYQLTEFARKAGKRIVLPEGDEPRTVKAASICAERGIASCVLIGNPDEIRRVAAAQGVELGAGVEIIDPEAVRENYVARLVELRGKKGMTEVVAREKLEDSVFLGTMMLENNEVDGLVSGAVHTTANTIVPPFQIIKTAPDASIVSSIFFMLLPDQVLVYGDCAINPDPNAEQLAEIAIQSADSAAAFGIDPRVAMISYSTGESGKGADVDKVREATKIAQQKRPDLIIDGPLQYDAAIMENVAASKAPNSPVAGKATVFVFPDLNTGNTTYKAVQRSADLVSIGPMLQGMRKPVNDLSRGALVDDIVYTIALTAIQATQG, translated from the coding sequence ATGTCTCGTACTATTATGCTTATCCCAACTAGTGCTGGTGTTGGTCTGACTAGTGTTAGCATGGGTGTTCTTCGCGCCATGGAGCGCAAGGGCGTTAATGTTTCTTTCTATAAGCCAATCGCACAGCCACGTTCAGGTAAAGATCAGCCAGATTTAACCTCAACGATCATTGCGGCGAACAGCTCAATTCTGGTTGGCCAGCCAACGCCTATCTCTGTTGCTGAAAATCTGATCGGTAACGAGAAAATGGACGTGCTGCTAGAGTCTGTTGTTGAACAATACAACAAAGTCAGCAACGATTCAGAAGTGACTTTAATTGAAGGCTTAGTGCCTACTCGTAAGCACCCATTTGCTAACCAAGTCAATGCGGAGATAGCGAAGACATTAGGCGCTGAAATTGTCTTAGTGGCGACACCAGGCACAGACAACCCTGTTCAGCTTAAAGAGCGTATTGAAGTCGCATGTTCTAACTTTGGCGGCACTAAGAACAAAAGCATCAAGGGCGTTATCATCAACAAATTCAACGCACCTGTTGATGAAGCGGGTCGTACGCGCCCTGACCTATCTGAAATCTTCGACGATGCAGACAGTGCGCAACAAGCTAACCTTGAAGTCATGCAAATCTTCAACACGAGCCCAATTCGCGTTCTCGGTTGTGTGCCTTGGAGCATTGACCTAATCGCAACTCGTGCTATTGATATGGCAAAGCACTTAAACGCTGAAATCATTAATGTCGGTGAAATTGAAAAGCGCCGCATTAAGAGCATTACTTTCTGTGCGCGTTCTCTTCCTCACATGGTTGAGCACTTTAAGCCAGGCTCTTTACTGGTGACTTCCGCTGACCGCCCTGACGTAATCGTTGCAGCGGCTCTTGCCGCGAAAAACGGTGTTGAAATCGGCGCTATCTTGCTCACTGGCGGTTATGACATGCCAGAGCAGATCATCGAGCTTTGTAAGCCTGCATTTGAAACGGGTCTTCCTATCTTCAAAGCGCAAGGTAACACTTGGCAGACATCCCTGAACCTACAGAGCTTTAACCTAGAAGTGCCTGCAGATGATAAAGAGCGTATCGAATTCGTTAACGATCACGTTGCTAGCCATATTGACGGCCCTTGGATTGATTCTCTATCCGAAGGTGTTCAAGGCATTCGCCGCCTAAGCCCTCCAGCATTCCGTTACCAGCTAACAGAGTTTGCTCGTAAAGCAGGCAAACGCATTGTTCTTCCTGAAGGTGATGAGCCACGAACTGTTAAAGCAGCGTCTATCTGTGCGGAGCGCGGTATTGCTAGCTGCGTGTTGATTGGTAACCCTGACGAAATTCGCCGTGTTGCAGCAGCGCAAGGTGTGGAGCTAGGCGCTGGTGTTGAGATCATCGACCCAGAAGCTGTTCGCGAAAACTACGTCGCTCGCCTTGTTGAACTGCGTGGCAAGAAAGGCATGACGGAAGTTGTTGCTCGTGAAAAACTGGAAGACTCTGTATTCCTAGGCACAATGATGCTTGAGAATAACGAAGTAGACGGTCTTGTATCGGGTGCGGTTCACACAACAGCCAACACGATCGTACCACCGTTCCAAATCATCAAAACAGCCCCTGATGCGTCTATCGTATCTTCAATCTTCTTCATGCTTCTGCCTGATCAAGTATTGGTATACGGTGACTGTGCTATCAACCCAGATCCAAACGCTGAGCAATTGGCTGAAATCGCGATTCAATCGGCTGATTCAGCAGCGGCGTTCGGCATCGACCCTCGTGTTGCTATGATCTCATACTCAACAGGTGAATCTGGTAAAGGCGCAGACGTCGATAAAGTACGTGAAGCGACTAAGATTGCTCAACAGAAACGTCCTGATCTTATCATTGACGGTCCTTTACAGTACGATGCAGCGATCATGGAGAACGTAGCGGCTTCTAAAGCGCCTAACTCTCCTGTAGCAGGTAAAGCCACGGTATTTGTATTCCCAGACTTAAACACGGGTAACACAACGTACAAAGCGGTACAGCGTTCAGCAGACCTAGTCTCTATCGGTCCAATGCTTCAAGGTATGCGCAAGCCAGTAAATGATTTGTCTCGCGGTGCGCTAGTCGACGATATTGTTTACACAATTGCACTAACCGCTATTCAAGCGACTCAAGGTTAA
- the lrp gene encoding leucine-responsive transcriptional regulator Lrp, producing the protein MADNYKKPSKDLDRIDRNILNELQKDGRISNVELSKRVGLSPTPCLERVRRLERQGYITGYTALLNPQYLDASLLVFVEITLNRGAPDVFEQFNTAVQKLDDIQECHLVSGDFDYLLKTRVSDMSAYRKLLGDTLLRLPGVNDTRTYVVMEEVKQTNQLVIKTR; encoded by the coding sequence ATGGCAGACAATTACAAAAAGCCGTCTAAGGATCTAGACCGTATCGATCGCAATATTCTTAATGAGTTGCAAAAAGATGGTCGTATTTCTAATGTTGAACTCTCAAAACGCGTTGGGCTTTCTCCAACACCATGTCTAGAGCGTGTTCGTCGATTAGAACGTCAAGGTTATATCACTGGGTATACAGCGTTGCTGAATCCTCAGTATCTTGATGCATCACTGCTTGTCTTTGTTGAAATCACGTTGAACCGCGGAGCGCCAGACGTGTTTGAACAATTCAATACAGCAGTACAAAAACTCGATGATATCCAAGAATGTCATCTAGTTTCTGGGGATTTTGACTATTTATTAAAAACTCGCGTATCGGATATGAGTGCTTACCGAAAGCTGCTTGGTGATACCTTGCTGCGTTTGCCGGGTGTTAATGACACTCGCACCTACGTTGTCATGGAAGAAGTTAAACAGACGAATCAGTTGGTGATCAAAACTCGCTAG
- the yfbV gene encoding terminus macrodomain insulation protein YfbV, translating into MNDKVGLVHSLRDGQKYMDTWPMRKELAILFPEQRVIKATRFAIRVMPAIAAISVITQVAFQNQQALPQAVVVALFAISLPLQGMWWLGNRANKQLPPSLANWYREMHQKIVETGMALEPMKPKPRYKELAQILNRAFRQLDKSALERWF; encoded by the coding sequence ATGAATGATAAAGTCGGGTTGGTTCACAGCCTCAGAGACGGTCAGAAGTACATGGATACGTGGCCTATGCGTAAAGAGCTCGCTATTTTATTTCCTGAGCAGCGAGTCATCAAAGCAACGCGATTTGCGATTCGTGTTATGCCTGCTATCGCCGCGATCAGTGTCATCACTCAGGTAGCATTTCAAAATCAGCAAGCGCTTCCACAAGCCGTTGTTGTTGCATTATTTGCGATTAGCTTGCCGTTGCAAGGGATGTGGTGGCTAGGAAACCGAGCCAACAAGCAGTTACCCCCTTCGTTAGCCAACTGGTATCGAGAAATGCATCAGAAAATCGTGGAAACGGGAATGGCACTTGAGCCGATGAAACCCAAACCGCGTTATAAAGAGTTAGCTCAAATTCTTAACCGTGCATTTAGGCAGTTAGATAAAAGTGCACTGGAGCGCTGGTTTTAA
- a CDS encoding acetate kinase, translating to MSKLVLVLNCGSSSLKFAVVDAVSGDEHLTGLAECLHLPEARIKWKLDGKHEAQLGNGAAHEEALAFMVETILASKPELKANLGAIGHRIVHGGEQFTQSALITDEVLKGIQDAATFAPLHNPAHLIGIEAAKHNFPELQNVAVFDTAFHQTMPEESFLYALPYKLYKEHGIRRYGMHGTSHLFITREVASLLDKPVEEVNIINCHLGNGASVCAIKNGQSVDTSMGLTPLEGLVMGTRSGDLDPAIIFHLHDALGYSVEEINTMLTKESGLAGLTEVTSDCRFVEDNYGEKEEATRAMDVFCHRLAKYVAGYTATLDGRVDAITFTGGIGENSGPIREMVLNRLGIFGIEVDGEANLKARFGSEGTITTANSRIPAMVISTNEELVIAEDTARLAAL from the coding sequence ATGTCTAAGCTGGTTTTAGTTTTAAACTGCGGTAGTTCTTCTCTTAAATTTGCGGTTGTCGATGCAGTATCTGGCGACGAGCACCTAACTGGTCTTGCAGAATGTCTGCACCTTCCTGAAGCCCGCATCAAGTGGAAACTTGATGGTAAGCACGAAGCTCAGCTAGGTAACGGCGCAGCTCACGAAGAAGCGCTAGCGTTCATGGTAGAAACTATTCTTGCTTCTAAGCCAGAGCTTAAAGCTAATCTAGGCGCTATCGGTCACCGTATCGTACACGGTGGCGAGCAGTTCACTCAATCTGCTCTGATTACTGACGAAGTGCTAAAAGGGATTCAAGACGCGGCGACTTTCGCACCTCTTCACAACCCTGCGCATCTTATCGGTATCGAAGCGGCTAAGCACAATTTCCCTGAGCTTCAGAACGTTGCTGTGTTTGACACGGCTTTCCACCAGACAATGCCTGAAGAGTCTTTCCTATACGCTCTACCATACAAGCTGTACAAAGAGCACGGCATCCGTCGTTACGGCATGCACGGTACTTCTCACCTATTCATCACTCGTGAAGTGGCGTCTCTTCTTGATAAACCCGTTGAAGAAGTTAACATCATCAACTGTCACCTAGGTAACGGCGCATCGGTATGTGCAATCAAGAACGGTCAATCCGTTGATACTTCAATGGGTCTGACTCCTCTTGAAGGTCTTGTGATGGGTACTCGTTCGGGCGATCTAGACCCTGCAATCATCTTCCACCTGCATGACGCGCTTGGCTACTCTGTTGAAGAAATCAACACGATGCTAACGAAAGAGTCTGGCCTTGCTGGTCTAACTGAAGTTACTTCTGACTGTCGTTTCGTTGAAGACAACTACGGCGAAAAAGAAGAAGCAACTCGTGCAATGGATGTTTTCTGTCACCGCCTAGCTAAGTATGTTGCAGGTTACACAGCGACTTTGGATGGCCGCGTTGATGCAATCACTTTCACTGGCGGTATCGGCGAGAACTCTGGTCCTATCCGTGAAATGGTTCTAAACCGCCTAGGTATCTTCGGTATTGAAGTCGATGGCGAAGCTAACCTAAAAGCTCGCTTCGGCAGCGAAGGGACGATCACGACCGCTAACAGCCGTATCCCGGCTATGGTTATCTCTACGAATGAAGAGCTAGTAATCGCTGAAGATACCGCTCGTCTAGCCGCACTATAA
- the ald gene encoding alanine dehydrogenase — protein MIIGVPKEIKNHEYRVGMIPASVRELISHGHQVFVETNAGSGIGFSDDDYIAVGASILPTAADVFAKAEMIVKVKEPQTVERAMLKEGQILFTYLHLAPDFPQTDELIKSKAVCIAYETVTDYMGRLPLLAPMSEVAGRMSIQAGAQTLEKSHGGRGLLIGGVPGVEPAKVVVVGGGVVGANAARMAVGLRADVTILDRNLDTLRRLDEEFQGRAKVVYSTEDAIEKHVLEADLVIGAVLIPGAAAPKLVTKEHIAKMKPGAAVVDVAIDQGGCFETSHATTHADPTYIVDDVVHYCVANMPGAVARTSTFALNNATLPYIVKLANKGYKEALLSDKGFLEGLNVIHGKVTCKEVAESFGLEYVEPVTAIEMFN, from the coding sequence ATGATCATTGGCGTACCAAAGGAAATCAAGAACCACGAATACCGAGTGGGCATGATACCAGCTAGTGTAAGAGAACTAATCTCTCACGGTCACCAAGTTTTTGTAGAAACCAACGCCGGTTCAGGCATCGGTTTTTCAGACGATGATTACATCGCTGTAGGCGCATCCATTCTTCCTACTGCTGCTGACGTATTCGCGAAAGCAGAGATGATTGTAAAGGTCAAAGAACCTCAAACTGTCGAGCGAGCTATGCTCAAAGAGGGACAAATATTATTTACCTATTTACACCTCGCACCAGATTTTCCACAAACTGATGAGCTAATAAAGAGCAAAGCTGTCTGCATAGCCTATGAGACTGTAACAGATTATATGGGTCGCTTGCCACTACTTGCACCTATGTCTGAGGTCGCAGGTCGCATGTCTATCCAAGCTGGCGCACAAACTTTGGAGAAATCTCACGGTGGACGTGGTCTTCTCATTGGCGGCGTACCGGGTGTTGAGCCTGCAAAAGTCGTGGTCGTTGGTGGTGGCGTTGTTGGTGCTAACGCAGCAAGAATGGCTGTTGGTCTACGTGCCGACGTCACGATTTTAGATAGAAACCTAGATACGCTTCGTCGTCTTGATGAAGAATTCCAAGGACGCGCGAAAGTCGTTTATTCTACAGAAGACGCTATTGAGAAGCATGTCCTAGAAGCTGACTTGGTTATCGGTGCGGTATTGATTCCAGGTGCTGCGGCTCCCAAACTGGTCACGAAAGAACATATCGCGAAAATGAAACCAGGTGCCGCCGTTGTTGACGTTGCTATCGATCAAGGTGGTTGTTTTGAAACTTCCCATGCAACCACGCATGCGGATCCGACTTACATCGTTGATGATGTGGTCCATTATTGCGTAGCAAACATGCCAGGGGCTGTCGCACGTACTTCTACCTTTGCTTTGAACAACGCAACACTGCCTTACATTGTTAAATTAGCAAACAAAGGCTACAAAGAAGCCCTACTATCGGACAAAGGATTCCTCGAAGGATTGAACGTCATTCACGGTAAAGTAACCTGTAAAGAAGTCGCAGAAAGCTTTGGCCTAGAATACGTTGAACCCGTTACAGCGATAGAAATGTTCAACTAA
- the dsbB gene encoding disulfide bond formation protein DsbB has translation MKLLSIIKTFSQNRISWLLLLIFVIFFEACALFFQHVMMLSPCVMCIYERVAMLGVGAAALIGLINPTHPIIRWLGLAAWGASSYKGLALSLQHVDYQFNPSPFATCDLFVTFPAWAPLNQWAPWMFEAYGECSKIVWQFLTLSMPQWLVVIFAGNLVALAVIFIAQFAKKVD, from the coding sequence GTGAAGCTTCTTAGTATTATCAAGACTTTTTCTCAGAATCGTATCTCATGGTTGCTATTGCTTATATTCGTTATATTTTTTGAAGCATGTGCACTTTTCTTTCAACACGTCATGATGCTGTCACCTTGTGTTATGTGTATCTACGAACGTGTTGCCATGCTTGGTGTGGGAGCCGCCGCGTTAATTGGCCTTATCAATCCAACGCACCCTATTATCCGTTGGCTCGGTTTGGCAGCATGGGGAGCGAGTAGCTATAAAGGGCTCGCACTGTCCTTGCAGCATGTTGATTACCAATTTAATCCATCACCATTCGCCACTTGCGATCTATTTGTGACTTTTCCAGCTTGGGCACCATTAAACCAATGGGCGCCGTGGATGTTTGAGGCATACGGTGAGTGCAGTAAAATTGTTTGGCAGTTTTTAACGCTTTCTATGCCGCAATGGCTAGTGGTTATTTTTGCAGGGAATCTGGTCGCTCTTGCGGTTATTTTCATTGCTCAGTTTGCTAAAAAGGTTGATTAG
- the nhaB gene encoding Na(+)/H(+) antiporter NhaB — protein MPMSLGNAFIKNFLGKAPDWYKVAIISFLIINPIVFFLVNPFVAGWLLVVEFIFTLAMALKCYPLQPGGLLAIQAIAIGMTSAEQVKHELVTNIEVLLLLVFMVAGIYFMKNLLLFMFTKILLGIRSKAMLSVSFCFAAAFLSAFLDALTVIAVIISVAVGFYSIYHKVASGQGSTNTHDHTRDDQLSELTRDDLENYRAFLRSLLMHSGVGTALGGVMTMVGEPQNLIIADQAGWLFGEFIIRMAPVTFPVFVCGLLTCVLVEKLKVFGYGAELPDNVRQILVDFDTAERKNRTQQDVAKLWIQAAIAVWLIVGLALHLAAVGLIGLSVIILATAFTGVIEEHSLGKAFEEALPFTALLTVFFSIVAVIIDQELFKPVIDAVLHVEDKNTQLALFYVANGLLSMVSDNVFVGTVYINEVKDALLSGLITRDQFDLLAVAINTGTNLPSVATPNGQAAFLFLLTSALAPLIRLSYGQMVVMALPYTIVLAVVGLLGIIFFVEPMTAYFYDMGWIAHKAAGAAEAVISNGH, from the coding sequence ATGCCGATGTCACTCGGAAATGCGTTCATCAAGAACTTTCTTGGTAAAGCGCCAGATTGGTACAAAGTTGCCATCATTTCATTTCTAATCATCAACCCTATTGTTTTTTTCTTAGTAAATCCATTCGTTGCAGGCTGGCTTTTAGTCGTCGAATTCATATTTACACTCGCTATGGCACTTAAGTGTTATCCACTTCAGCCAGGTGGCCTACTTGCTATTCAGGCAATTGCGATTGGAATGACCAGTGCTGAGCAAGTAAAACATGAATTGGTGACCAACATAGAAGTTCTCCTGTTGTTGGTCTTTATGGTAGCGGGTATCTATTTCATGAAGAATCTGCTTCTCTTCATGTTTACTAAGATACTCCTTGGCATTCGCTCTAAAGCGATGCTCTCTGTGTCATTCTGTTTTGCCGCCGCCTTTCTGTCTGCTTTTTTAGACGCACTCACCGTTATTGCTGTCATTATTAGCGTCGCTGTCGGGTTCTACTCTATCTACCATAAAGTGGCATCGGGTCAAGGCTCGACTAACACACACGATCACACTCGAGATGACCAGCTTTCAGAATTAACAAGAGACGATCTAGAAAACTACCGCGCATTTTTACGCTCTTTGCTTATGCACTCAGGCGTGGGTACCGCACTTGGTGGGGTTATGACCATGGTTGGGGAGCCTCAAAACCTGATTATTGCTGACCAAGCCGGATGGTTGTTTGGTGAGTTTATTATTCGTATGGCTCCGGTTACTTTCCCTGTCTTTGTTTGTGGTCTATTGACGTGTGTATTAGTAGAAAAACTGAAAGTGTTCGGTTATGGTGCTGAACTTCCCGACAATGTTCGACAAATCTTAGTCGACTTCGATACCGCAGAAAGAAAGAATCGTACTCAACAAGATGTCGCCAAGCTTTGGATTCAAGCGGCTATCGCGGTTTGGTTAATCGTTGGATTGGCACTCCACCTTGCGGCTGTCGGCCTCATTGGTCTATCCGTTATTATTCTTGCGACAGCATTTACGGGTGTCATCGAAGAGCATTCTTTAGGCAAAGCATTTGAAGAAGCCTTACCTTTTACTGCCCTTCTGACTGTGTTTTTCTCAATCGTCGCCGTCATCATCGACCAAGAACTGTTTAAACCTGTCATCGATGCCGTGCTGCACGTCGAGGACAAAAACACGCAATTAGCACTTTTCTATGTTGCCAATGGGTTGTTATCGATGGTTTCTGATAATGTCTTTGTCGGTACCGTTTACATCAACGAAGTGAAAGATGCACTGCTTAGTGGACTGATTACCCGCGACCAATTCGATTTGCTCGCGGTGGCGATAAATACGGGGACTAACCTCCCATCAGTAGCCACACCGAATGGACAAGCCGCTTTCTTATTCTTGCTGACTTCCGCGCTTGCACCACTAATTCGACTCTCTTACGGTCAAATGGTTGTCATGGCTCTGCCATATACGATTGTTTTAGCGGTCGTCGGTTTGTTAGGTATTATCTTCTTTGTTGAGCCAATGACCGCCTATTTCTATGATATGGGTTGGATCGCTCACAAAGCGGCGGGCGCTGCCGAAGCGGTAATATCAAACGGACATTAA
- a CDS encoding DNA translocase FtsK 4TM domain-containing protein, with protein MFNENNKKVATIIKTGDASSSSRLNGTQRLKECVLIIAVLVSIFFMVALFTFNPADPSWSQTAWGMDIQNSGGIVGAWIADTLFFIFGSLAYPIPFIVTALAWVFLRNRDHDDPIDFMIWGTRLLGLTVLILTSCGLADINFDDIWYFSSGGVIGDVLTSLALPILNVLGTTLVLLFLWGAGFTLLTGISWLSMVEWIGDLFIRLATYLVNRIRGDQEQTISAIVAQPDAADVHSEEHENEQVDSVIVPREEEEQPHHFNIHMPEGALHSGIAPESTVSADQTATDSIFKTPLSSQNVGNESKNDRALALNATIEQLERAALEEGDLPNQDSRSIVQVAMTTESSATDDSADRANDMPWIFESTSEESGTETQVEHGKAIGDLESAQQDSADFTTEPVLSASTLDHIIEEVEPNLEQKEPTISSFDVAYDEPLEEKADDNLEANNIFEANNILETKNNLENNDDDVDAFQSLVADAQANAAGKQNPFLVQAEPNLPRPTEPMPTLELLYHPEKRENFIDRDALENIARLVEAKLADYKIKARVVDIFPGPVITRFELDLAPGVKVSRISSLSMDLARSLSAIAVRVVEVIPGKPYVGLELPNVSRQTVFFSDVIGSPTFAEAKSPTTIVLGQDIAGDAVIADLAKMPHVLVAGTTGSGKSVGVNVMILSMLYKATPEEVRFIMIDPKMLELSIYEGIPHLLSEVVTDMKDASNALRWCVGEMERRYKLMSALGVRNVKGFNEKLEMAAKAGHPIHDPLWRDGDSMDPEPPLLEKLPYIVVVIDEFADLMMVVGKKVEELIARLAQKARAAGIHLILATQRPSVDVITGLIKANIPTRVAFTVSTKTDSRTILDQGGAESLLGMGDMLYLPSGSSHTIRVHGAFASDDDVHAVVNNWKARGRPNYIDEITNGEPSPDTLLPGEKMEGDEDTDPLFDQVVEHVVESRRGSVSGVQRKFKIGYNRAARIIEQLEAQGIVSAPGHNGNREVLAPAPTRDMN; from the coding sequence ATGTTCAACGAGAACAACAAGAAAGTCGCGACAATTATTAAGACGGGCGATGCGTCGAGCTCCTCTCGTTTAAACGGTACGCAGCGGTTGAAAGAATGTGTGCTTATTATCGCTGTACTGGTTTCAATTTTCTTTATGGTGGCACTCTTCACCTTTAATCCTGCTGATCCATCCTGGTCACAAACCGCTTGGGGTATGGATATACAAAATTCAGGTGGCATTGTTGGCGCATGGATAGCCGATACCCTTTTTTTCATCTTCGGTTCTCTCGCTTATCCTATTCCGTTTATTGTGACGGCACTCGCGTGGGTTTTCCTGCGTAATCGCGATCACGACGATCCCATAGATTTTATGATTTGGGGAACCCGACTTCTAGGGTTGACCGTACTTATCCTAACTAGCTGCGGTTTGGCTGATATCAACTTTGATGATATTTGGTATTTTTCATCGGGTGGTGTCATTGGTGATGTATTAACGAGTTTAGCGTTACCTATATTGAACGTGCTTGGCACTACACTGGTATTATTATTCTTATGGGGAGCAGGTTTCACTTTGCTCACCGGTATCTCTTGGCTTTCTATGGTCGAGTGGATAGGAGATCTGTTTATTCGTTTGGCTACGTATTTGGTTAACCGCATTCGTGGTGATCAAGAACAGACTATTTCAGCTATCGTTGCCCAACCAGATGCCGCGGATGTTCATTCTGAAGAGCATGAAAATGAGCAAGTCGACTCTGTGATTGTTCCTAGAGAGGAAGAGGAGCAACCTCATCACTTTAATATTCATATGCCAGAAGGGGCGCTCCATTCTGGCATAGCACCTGAAAGTACAGTCTCGGCAGATCAAACAGCGACAGATAGTATTTTTAAAACCCCGCTTTCTTCTCAAAATGTTGGCAACGAATCAAAAAATGACCGAGCTTTAGCGTTAAATGCAACAATTGAGCAATTAGAGCGAGCGGCTCTAGAAGAGGGGGATTTACCTAATCAGGACTCACGTTCAATCGTTCAAGTTGCAATGACAACCGAATCATCGGCTACTGATGACTCAGCTGATCGCGCGAATGATATGCCTTGGATATTCGAGTCGACGTCAGAAGAAAGTGGAACAGAGACGCAAGTTGAGCATGGCAAGGCTATTGGCGATCTTGAATCTGCACAACAAGACTCTGCTGATTTCACCACTGAACCGGTTTTATCAGCAAGTACGCTGGATCATATCATTGAAGAAGTTGAACCGAATTTAGAACAAAAAGAGCCGACAATTTCTAGCTTTGATGTGGCTTACGACGAGCCTCTCGAGGAAAAAGCGGACGATAACTTAGAAGCTAACAATATTTTTGAAGCTAACAATATCTTAGAAACTAAGAATAATTTAGAAAATAATGACGACGACGTTGACGCTTTCCAAAGCTTAGTCGCCGACGCACAAGCCAATGCCGCGGGAAAACAAAATCCGTTTCTTGTTCAGGCGGAGCCTAATTTACCTCGACCTACCGAGCCCATGCCAACCTTAGAGTTGTTGTATCATCCAGAAAAACGCGAAAACTTTATTGATAGAGATGCCTTAGAAAATATTGCTAGGCTTGTTGAAGCCAAACTCGCCGATTATAAAATCAAAGCGCGAGTGGTCGATATATTCCCTGGGCCAGTGATCACTCGGTTTGAGCTGGATTTGGCTCCCGGTGTCAAAGTCAGCCGAATATCGAGCCTTTCTATGGATTTAGCGCGGTCGCTATCGGCCATTGCAGTGCGTGTCGTTGAAGTTATCCCAGGCAAGCCGTATGTAGGTTTAGAGCTTCCAAATGTCAGTCGTCAAACGGTGTTCTTTTCTGATGTGATTGGTAGCCCTACCTTTGCCGAGGCTAAATCTCCAACCACTATCGTGTTAGGGCAAGATATCGCAGGGGACGCCGTGATAGCTGATCTCGCTAAGATGCCTCATGTCCTTGTTGCGGGTACGACAGGTTCAGGTAAGTCGGTTGGTGTTAACGTAATGATTCTGAGTATGCTCTACAAAGCAACGCCGGAAGAAGTTCGTTTCATTATGATTGACCCTAAAATGCTAGAGTTATCGATTTATGAGGGTATTCCTCATCTGTTGTCTGAGGTTGTCACTGACATGAAGGATGCCTCAAACGCTTTACGCTGGTGCGTGGGTGAAATGGAGCGCCGTTATAAATTGATGTCGGCACTCGGCGTACGTAACGTAAAAGGTTTCAACGAGAAGTTAGAGATGGCCGCTAAGGCTGGTCACCCAATTCATGACCCGTTATGGCGTGATGGTGACAGCATGGACCCTGAGCCGCCTCTGCTCGAAAAGCTGCCTTATATAGTGGTCGTTATTGATGAGTTTGCAGATTTGATGATGGTCGTGGGTAAGAAAGTTGAAGAGCTGATTGCTCGCCTTGCCCAAAAAGCGCGAGCGGCAGGGATTCACTTAATTCTCGCGACTCAACGTCCATCTGTCGATGTCATCACGGGTCTGATCAAAGCGAACATACCAACGCGTGTCGCCTTCACTGTTTCAACAAAAACCGACTCGAGAACGATACTGGATCAAGGCGGTGCTGAATCGCTGCTTGGTATGGGTGACATGCTTTATTTACCTTCAGGCTCCAGCCATACCATTCGAGTTCACGGAGCGTTTGCATCGGATGATGATGTGCATGCCGTGGTGAATAACTGGAAGGCGCGTGGTCGACCAAATTACATTGATGAAATCACCAATGGTGAGCCATCGCCGGATACCTTATTGCCGGGTGAAAAAATGGAAGGGGATGAAGATACCGACCCTCTCTTTGATCAAGTGGTTGAGCATGTTGTGGAGTCACGTCGAGGATCTGTCTCAGGGGTTCAGCGTAAGTTTAAAATAGGCTATAACCGTGCTGCACGTATTATTGAGCAGTTAGAAGCTCAAGGAATAGTGAGTGCACCTGGTCATAATGGTAACCGAGAAGTGTTAGCACCAGCTCCAACACGTGATATGAATTAG